A part of Candida albicans SC5314 chromosome 2, complete sequence genomic DNA contains:
- the SER2 gene encoding phosphoserine phosphatase (Ortholog(s) have phosphoserine phosphatase activity, role in L-serine biosynthetic process and cytoplasm, nucleus localization), with amino-acid sequence MTYVLTAISHNDSKFETETLDSIKEFISNNFTLVSSKELSPRAIDYVISINDFESSKENVKEFSISKSFDLVIQLESSRKTKKLFIFDMDSTLIYQEVIELIASYADIEDKVAEITTRAMNGELDFNQSLAERVLLLKGIDASSIWDELKLKIQVTNGVPELCKALKKLNIIMGVCSGGFIPLAEFLKEKLGLDYAFANTLGIDDSNRLNGTTVGPIVNGEKKAELLLDIAKKHKIDPSDAVAVGDGANDLKMMFVAGFGIAWNAKPKVQKQAPACLNTKSLSDILYIMGYNDKEIKELID; translated from the coding sequence ATGACCTACGTACTAACAGCAATATCACACAATGATAgtaaatttgaaactgAGACATTAGATTCTATAAAAGAGTTTATCTCAAATAACTTCACCCTCGTTTCATCCAAAGAGTTGTCACCACGTGCAATTGATTATGTTATTCtgattaatgattttgagTCTAGCAAAGAAAATGTGAAAGAATTTTCTATATCCAAGTCTTTTGATTTAGTCATCCAGCTAGAATCATCAagaaaaacgaaaaaattgtttattttcgATATGGATTCTACGTTGATTTACCAAGAAGTAATCGAATTGATTGCAAGTTATGCCGACATTGAAGACAAGGTCGCGGAAATTACCACTCGTGCGATGAATGGAGAATTAGATTTTAATCAATCATTAGCTGAAAGAGTATTGCTATTAAAGGGAATTGATGCATCATCAATCTGGGACgagttgaaattgaagatacAAGTAACAAATGGAGTGCCTGAATTGTGCAAagcattgaaaaaattaaatataataatggGAGTTTGTTCAGGAGGGTTCATTCCGTTGGCTGAATTTTTAAAGGAGAAATTGGGCTTAGACTATGCTTTTGCCAACACCTTGGGAATTGACGATTCCAATCGTTTAAACGGTACAACCGTTGGCCCTATAGTGAatggagaaaaaaaagctgAGTTATTGTTAGACATAGCCAAGAAACACAAAATTGATCCACTGGATGCCGTTGCAGTTGGAGATGGTgctaatgatttgaaaatgatgttTGTAGCTGGATTTGGTATTGCTTGGAATGCTAAACCTAAAGTACAGAAACAAGCTCCAGCCTGCTTGAACACAAAGAGCTTATCAGACATTTTGTACATTATGGGCTACAatgataaagaaataaaagagTTGATAGATTAG
- a CDS encoding aminodeoxychorismate lyase (Ortholog(s) have 4-amino-4-deoxychorismate lyase activity, role in folic acid biosynthetic process and cytoplasm localization) produces the protein MPTSLNSELVREIHRDYIEKNFPSGHNNTINPQDLEILSTIRYDPNLSSVSPLTYDDITPQNFFLLPEHTSRLQFSMNFFHLLFGTTLDFEITESFLYKQLVQAMRKLKKSVLCSYKVRGLFKLDGSVTFELYEVPGRHNLLSGIFPDLGTFPEELEFLSHPDDEDGEDVNWKVYISDSPTLISPFTSFKTTKREVYNEARKLLPGTNPGQEEVVLFNTQNNVMEGSITNIAVKRESDGKWVTPLLSSGCLCGVTRHFLLRKNFIEEDNVTLEQLKPGTKVLLMNAIMGVFGGTIVG, from the coding sequence ATGCCAACGAGTTTAAACAGTGAACTAGTACGAGAAATTCATAGAgattatattgaaaagaatttCCCAAGTGGTCATAACAACACCATCAACCCTCAAGATTTGGAAATCCTTTCGACAATTCGATATGATCCAAATCTTTCTTCCGTTTCCCCATTGACTTATGATGATATCACACCtcaaaatttcttcttaCTCCCGGAGCATACTAGTAGATTGCAATTCTCgatgaatttttttcatttgttatTCGGGACAACTCTTGATTTCGAAATAACAGAatcttttttatataaacAACTAGTTCAAGCAATGAGaaagttgaagaaatcGGTATTGTGCTCGTACAAGGTTCGGGGTCTATTCAAATTGGATGGATCGGTCACTTTTGAGTTATATGAAGTTCCTGGTAGACACAATTTGTTAAGTGGTATTTTTCCTGATTTGGGAACATTTCCTGAAGAGCTTGAATTTTTGAGTCATCCTGATGACGAGGATGGAGAAGATGTGAATTGGAAGGTGTATATTAGTGATAGTCCCACTTTGATCTCACCATTTACGTCCTTCAAAACTACAAAGAGAGAAGTATATAACGAGGCAAGGAAATTATTACCTGGTACTAACCCAGGTCAGGAAGAAGTTGTTCTTTTTAATACTCAAAACAATGTCATGGAGGGAAGCATCACAAATATAGCCGTTAAGAGGGAGTCAGACGGGAAATGGGTGACTCCTCTATTAAGTTCGGGTTGTCTCTGTGGAGTAACAAGACACTTTTTGCTACGGAAGAATTTTATAGAGGAAGATAATGTAACACTAGAACAATTAAAGCCAGGTACAAAAGTTTTGTTAATGAATGCTATTATGGGGGTGTTTGGTGGCACTATTGTTGGGTGA
- a CDS encoding uncharacterized protein (Ortholog(s) have role in rRNA processing, ribosomal small subunit assembly and CURI complex, UTP-C complex, cytosol localization) — protein MAPTEIKGFYVLPLKLTGTKSIHYIYFKKHESKGTANDNRSLFICNLPISTDLSTIKKFFQKVAIGSTIESFINSLLTDYPEDIWINLTKLTSDLDLVDAVDEQASKLPKNCGIVAFIDKASFTLAFNSLKKLSSSLTECEWPIQQFTSNYYLKQYQKQILDPNSLTEEVSQALIDFDKAEQQSIEELQSQRNLVDEDGFTLVVGSHRKTKAGILGKQKLASTVGVVKAQSKMKSKEKQDFYRFQLRQRKKEEMNELLNKFKLDQEKVRMMKEKKRFRPY, from the coding sequence ATGGCACCTACAGAAATAAAAGGGTTTTATGTGTTGCCTCTCAAGTTAACAGGTACCAAATCAATACATTACATATACTTTAAGAAACATGAACTGAAAGGCACTGCCAATGATAACAgatcattatttatttgcAACTTGCCAATATCCACAGACTTGTCTActatcaaaaaattttttcagaAAGTAGCCATAGGATCTACAATAGAACTGTTTATAAACTCACTTTTGACTGATTATCCTGAAGACATATGGATTAATTTAACCAAACTAACATCGGACTTGGATTTGGTCGACGCTGTTGATGAACAAGCAAGCAAGTTACCTAAAAACTGTGGTATTGTGGCATTTATAGATAAGGCCTCTTTCACACTAGCCTTTAACtcattgaaaaagttaTCATCTAGCCTTACTGAGTGTGAATGGCCAATACAACAGTTCacatcaaattattatttgaaacaatatCAGAAGCAGATACTAGACCCAAATAGCTTAACAGAAGAAGTCTCCCAAGCGTTAATAGATTTTGACAAAGCAGAACAACagtcaattgaagaattacaaCTGCAAAGAAATTTGGTTGATGAAGATGGGTTCACTTTGGTGGTCGGTAGTCACAGAAAAACCAAAGCGGGTATTTTGGGCAAACAGAAATTAGCATCAACCGTTGGAGTTGTGAAAGCTCAATCCAAGATGAAGAGTAAGGAAAAACAAGACTTTTATAGATTTCAATTGAGGCAACGAAAGAAGGAAGAAATGAATGAGTTGTTGAATAAGTTCAAATTGGATCAAGAAAAGGTCAGAATGAtgaaggaaaagaaaagatttAGACCTTATTAG
- a CDS encoding uncharacterized protein (Ortholog(s) have protein transporter activity, role in mRNA export from nucleus and cytoplasm, nucleus localization) yields MDKQTLLAALTGTLASDQQIRKHSEQQLHAFEQQPGFTAYLLDLITDATENQPGVKTAAAIFFKNRVVNYWVVPENKQHTAFYLSETEKSSIKEKLVSTLFATYKIQQIRLQLSTALNTILSYDKWDELTNIIQKLLSDESNIDHVFTGLICLYEYTKNYRWAGFESNNFVNPILEEITQKLFPQLENLANKSIESDNKVADEMLYLIIKIFKFTSYSSLPTYFQDSNNLGKWCQIHVLIISKPLPKDVLEEDHIESRNSHPRVKTVKWCFANMNRLLSRHGGGYLTKSKETNQFAQMFISNFVPELLNAYWKIIESWSNKTAWLSEISLYHMISFLEQIIETPAWSLISDKLDAIIRHVILPTLVATPETVELYEDDADEYIRRFFDINREQSTSDVASINFIYRLSNKKFKSTIGMVCQIINEIFTERRNNSESSDTAMKVEGGLRILSTISYKLDSKFSPVAGQVDNLLFTFVYPELSQDCASKTPWLTARACDTIAMFHDHQYTDMKILQDIFQSVVTCFSNDAQFPIQLTAADALSTLVKEDSVSQLVADQAPQLMGILLEKSKQYESDILTNVMDIFVEKFAKNLEPYAVELGSKLVEQFIKIASEILETNGSGHTDKEIQAAGILNTLTTLVISMSNAPNVALQLESVLKDLINFIFENAMIVFLTEVIEILESILFVRPEVSPVIWNIFKVAIESFETYAYEYFDSFQPFFESIINKGFEQPDITIADERVQALMNVCFTILKDEDTDPVFAHSAFENIELTVLALNQRFASFLPQFLPEIFDIFTKLESQDAFDGYMLHHLSILKILFACIYVDPAVTVQFILSKGFLVDFYKLWIKYSSDFQSVYGCKLQVLASMSILNNDNAVNLIPEDLIGETVDLLLSNIATLPSAIKAKNAILSSESSQKTQQKVMEDNGEDEGEEFADFEDDFEVDEAELEAMKETPIDQLNAFEYFAQNLLSLQQQQNKYDVLFGGIDSNKKEMIQELIKITQQTR; encoded by the coding sequence ATGGATAAACAAACATTATTAGCTGCCCTTACAGGTACATTGGCTTCAGACCAACAAATCAGGAAGCATAGtgaacaacaattacatGCATTCGAACAACAACCAGGGTTTACCGCATATTTATTAGATTTGATTACTGATGCAACAGAAAACCAGCCAGGGGTGAAAACAGCTGCTGctattttcttcaaaaacCGAGTCGTCAATTACTGGGTTGTTCCtgaaaacaaacaacacaCTGCATTCTACCTTTCAGAGACTGAAAAATCCAGcataaaagaaaagttgGTGTCCACATTGTTTGCAACATATAAAATTCAACAGATCAGATTACAATTATCTACTGCATTGAACACTATCTTGAGTTATGATAAATGGGACGAGTTAACCAATATTATCCAGAAACTATTGTCTGATGAATCCAACATCGATCATGTTTTTACAGGATTGATCTGTCTTTACGAATACACCAAAAATTACAGATGGGCCGGTTTTGAGCTGAACAATTTTGTTAATCCTATATTGGAGGAAATTACTCAGAAATTGTTCCcacaattggaaaatttggCCAACAAGTCGATCGAAAGCGACAACAAGGTTGCTGATGAAATGCTCTACTTGATTATCaagattttcaaattcactTCATACTCTTCATTGCCAACATATTTTCAAGACTCCAACAACTTGGGAAAATGGTGTCAAATTCATGTGTTGATAATCAGCAAACCTTTGCCCAAGGACGTTTTGGAAGAAGATCACATTGAAAGCAGAAATTCTCACCCAAGAGTGAAAACTGTTAAATGGTGTTTTGCTAATATGAATAGACTTTTAAGTAGACACGGGGGTGGGTACTTGACCAAATCCaaagaaacaaatcaattcGCACAAATGTTCATTTCTAACTTTGTTCCTGAATTGTTGAACGCTTATTGGAAGATTATAGAGTCATGGTCAAATAAAACAGCTTGGCTCAGTGAGATTTCTTTATATCATATGATATCATTCTTAGAGCAAATTATTGAGACTCCAGCTTGGTCTTTGATCAGCGATAAATTGGATGCAATTATCAGACATGTAATTTTACCTACTTTAGTGGCAACCCCTGAGACTGTGGAATTATATGAAGACGACGCCGACGAGTACATTAGACGTTTCTTTGATATCAATCGTGAACAAAGCACCTCAGATGTTGCgtcaataaattttatttatcGTTTGTCCAACAAAAAGTTCAAGCTGACAATAGGAATGGTTtgtcaaattattaatgagATTTTTActgaaagaagaaacaattCCGAGTCTTCTGACACAGCCATGAAAGTGGAAGGTGGTTTGAGAATTTTGTCGACAATTTCTTACAAATTAGATTCTAAGTTTTCCCCCGTAGCAGGTCAAGTTGATAATTTACTTTTCACATTTGTATATCCAGAGTTGCTGCAAGATTGTGCTTCCAAGACTCCGTGGTTGACAGCTAGAGCATGTGACACAATTGCTATGTTTCATGACCATCAGTATACTGATATGAAAATTTTGCAAGATATTTTCCAAAGTGTTGTTACATGTTTCTCCAACGATGCACAGTTCCCGATACAATTGACTGCTGCAGATGCGTTGTCTACGTTAGTTAAAGAAGATTCGGTTTCCCAATTAGTTGCCGATCAAGCGCCACAATTGATGGGAATACTTTTAGAAAAATCAAAGCAATATGAAAGTGACATATTGACCAATGTTATGGACATTTTTGTGGAAAAGTTTGCGAAGAATTTGGAACCATACGCAGTAGAATTGGGATCCAAATTAGTTGaacaatttatcaaaatcgCAAGCGAGATATTGGAGACAAATGGTAGTGGGCACACAGACAAAGAAATCCAAGCCGCTGGTATATTGAACACCTTAACAACCTTGGTTATATCGATGTCAAATGCCCCCAACGTGGCTTTACAATTGGAATCTGTTTTGAAAGATTTAATTAACTTTATATTCGAAAATGCTATGATTGTCTTTTTAACAGAAGTAATCGAAATCTTAGAATCGATTTTATTTGTCAGACCAGAAGTTTCACCGGTTATCTGGAATATTTTCAAGGTTGCTATTGAGTCGTTTGAGACCTATGCATACGAATACTTTGACTCATTCCAACCATTTTTTGAAAGTATCATTAACAAAGGATTTGAGCAACCTGATATTACTATAGCAGATGAACGTGTTCAAGCATTGATGAATGTATGTTTCACTATATTGAAAGACGAAGATACGGATCCTGTTTTTGCACATCTGGCTTTTGAGAATATCGAGTTGACAGTTTTGGCTCTTAACCAGAGGTTTGCAAGCTTCTTACCACAATTTTTACCAGAAATCTTTGACATTTTCACTAAATTAGAGAGCCAAGATGCCTTTGACGGATACATGCTACATCATTTGtctattttgaaaatattgtttgCTTGCATATATGTTGATCCAGCTGTCACtgttcaatttattttgtcGAAAGGATTTTTGGTGGACTTTTACAAGTTGTGGATTAAGTACAGCTCCGACTTTCAAAGTGTGTACGGTTGCAAATTGCAAGTTTTAGCAAGTATGTCTATCTTGAACAATGACAATGCTGTTAATTTAATACCAGAGGATTTGATCGGAGAAACTGTcgatttattattgtcaaaCATTGCTACTTTACCGAGTGCCATCAAAGCCAAGAATGCCATCTTATCCAGCGAATCCAGTCAAAAGACACAGCAAAAGGTCATGGAGGACAATGGTGAGGACGAAGGTGAAGAGTTCGCtgattttgaagatgactttgaagttgatgaagCTGAATTGGAAGCAATGAAGGAAACTCCAATTGACCAGCTCAATGCATTTGAATACTTTGCACAAAATCTTTTATCACttcaacagcaacaaaacAAGTACGACGTGTTATTTGGAGGAATTGATTCGAATAAGAAAGAGATGATCCAAGAGTTAATTAAGATTACTCAACAAACAAGATAA
- a CDS encoding polyubiquitin-binding protein (Ortholog(s) have polyubiquitin binding activity): MFSGFGSSIYGSGFGSSGFPSNKFEEYFRCYPIAMMPDLIRKDDANYGGKIFLPPSALNKLTMLHIRYPMLFEIKNEQNEKLTHSGVLEFIAEEGRTYLPQWMMNTLELTPGSLIKITNCDLNLGKFVKIEPQSVDFLDISDPKAVLENVLRKFSTLTVNDIIEVNYNDAIYGIRVLEVKPDSTSKGICVVETDLETDFAPLVGYVEPEYKPKTVEPSSKPIDPSKVNKSAGAATMAKSINYAKLVAEAGKTTKFSGSGQKLSGKSIDMDKNQSTKNYRIDDLDPDAPPVPLSLPENQLFFGFPVVLPTQEEIDEESKEELKKQQAFSGSGQSLRQSKKRKDKNTNYPSLKNHTRSPDAIEID, from the coding sequence ATGTTTTCGGGTTTTGGTTCATCAATATATGGGTCCGGATTTGGATCATCAGGATTTCCAAGTAATAAGTTTGAAGAATACTTTCGGTGTTATCCGATTGCTATGATGCCCGACTTGATTCGAAAAGACGATGCAAACTATGGTGGCAAGATTTTTTTACCGCCATCAGCTTTAAACAAGTTAACTATGTTACACATAAGGTACCCTATGTTGTTTGAAATAAAGAATGAACAGAATGAGAAGTTGACACATTCCGGAGTTTTAGAATTTATTGCTGAAGAAGGAAGAACGTATTTGCCACAATGGATGATGAATACTTTGGAACTCACCCCTGGATCCTTGATCAAAATAACCAATtgtgatttgaatttgggaaaatttgttaaaattgAACCTCAGAGTGTTGATTTCTTGGATATAAGTGATCCTAAAGCAGTGTTAGAGAATGTTTTgagaaaattttcaactttaacCGTGAATGACATTATTGAAGTTAATTATAACGATGCTATATATGGGATAAGAGTTTTAGAAGTTAAGCCTGACAGTACATCTAAAGGTATATGTGTGGTGGAGACAGATTTAGAAACTGATTTTGCACCGCTAGTGGGATACGTCGAACCAGAGTACAAACCAAAGACAGTTGAACCACTGAGCAAACCCATTGATCCATCAAAAGTAAACAAAAGTGCAGGTGCTGCTACTATGGCCAAATCGATAAACTATGCCAAATTAGTTGCTGAAGCTGGGAAAACCACAAAGTTCTCTGGAAGTGGTCAAAAGTTGTCTGGAAAGTCTATTGACATGGATAAAAACCAAAGCACAAAGAACTACCGAATTGACGACTTGGATCCAGATGCACCACCTGTTCCATTGTCATTACCTGAGAACCAgttattttttggtttccCAGTAGTATTACCAACACAAGAGGAAATCGATGAGGAGAGcaaagaagaattaaagAAGCAGCAAGCATTCTCGGGATCAGGGCAATCGTTGAGGCAGAgcaaaaagagaaaagataaaaataCTAACTATCCCTCGCTAAAAAACCATACAAGAAGTCCAGATGCTATTGAGATTGACTAA
- the HPT1 gene encoding hypoxanthine phosphoribosyltransferase (Putative hypoxanthine-guanine phosphoribosyltransferase; protein abundance affected by URA3 expression in the CAI4 strain background; protein level decreases in stationary phase; Spider biofilm induced), with product MSESEKMYISYNNIHQLCQEIAPKIKEFKPDLIIAIGGGGFIPARMLRSFLKEPGQPNVRIMAIILSLYEEIESENGIEKPGTQVVRTQWIDYHQSKIDLVGKNVLIIDEVDDTRTTLHYAVSELKKDVEEQSKAKGADPKDTKFGIFVLHDKQKQKKAELPDDIMNTGNYFAARSVPDSWIAYPWESTDIVYHQMKAEEQGNDVFLPSSTLE from the coding sequence ATGTCTGAATCTGAGAAAATGTACATTTCGTACAATAATATACACCAGTTATGTCAAGAAATAGCCCCTAAGATCAAAGAATTTAAGCCTGACTTGATCATTGCTATTGGTGGCGGTGGTTTTATTCCAGCTAGAATGTTGCGTTCCTTCTTGAAAGAACCAGGTCAACCAAACGTTAGAATTATGGCTATCATATTGTCTTTATACGAAGAGATTGAGAGTGAAAACGGTATTGAAAAGCCAGGTACCCAAGTTGTGCGTACTCAATGGATTGATTATCATCAATCTAAAATTGACTTGGTTGGTAAAAATGTGTTAATTATTGATGAGGTTGATGATACCAGAACCACTTTGCATTACGCAGTCagtgaattgaaaaaggaTGTGGAAGAGCAATCAAAAGCCAAAGGTGCAGACCCTAAAGATACCAAGTTTGGTATTTTTGTGTTGCACGACAAGcaaaagcaaaagaaaGCAGAATTGCCAGATGATATTATGAATACTGGTAATTATTTTGCTGCTCGTTCTGTCCCAGATAGCTGGATTGCATACCCATGGGAGTCTACTGACATTGtttatcatcaaatgaAAGCTGAAGAACAAGGAAACGATGTGTTCCTTCCTTCATCCACTTTAGAGTAA